DNA from Pelobacter propionicus DSM 2379:
CCAGCAGAGAACGACTCCGCCGACACAACACCCCTGTCCGGGAGAGCCCTTCCCGCCGCCATAGGGCAGCAACGCAGAGGAAGTCACCGTTGTGCCGGAGCAAATATTATGTCTTTTTTTAAATAGCGTTGACATTAAAGCATTTATACACTAATCATAAAAAATACATCAACCTGATGACGGGAGGTTCACATGAACTCGAATGGGCTGCATCTCAGAGGCCGCCAGCTTCTGGTCGACGCGCTTGTGGCGATAGCCGAACAGGGAAACCTGACCGACGCGGATATAGCACTGATCAAGGCCCATGAACTGGACGACATGGTCAAGGACAAACTGTTTCGACGCGCGGCAAGCAGCAGCGACATTGACAGGCTGTTTGACGCGATACCGCTTGCGTGGGAAGCACGGGATAACTGATCCGCCGATACGTTCGAAACCTCGCACAGCCCTCACCCCTCAGTCACACCTACTCCGCCATCCTGTTCCTGAAGATCACCACCGCCGCGACAAAGGCGATCAGAGCCGCGGCAAGCACCTGCAGCGCGAAAACGGTTGAGAAATCGCCGCCGACCAGGGCATGACGAGCGCCCTCGAACAGGGCGGTGGTGGGAAACAACCGCACCCAGGGAATCAGCCGTTCGGGATAGGAGGAGAGCGGAAAGAACAGGCCGGACATGAAGATCAGCGGCATGACCAGCACCGCCTCCACCTTGCCGATGGTCTCCGGCTTGTCCATGACGGTCCCGCTGATCACCCCGGCGCAGGAAAAGAGCGCCGAACCGGGGAGCAGGAAGGCCAGATAGGCCAGCAGGTTGGCAGGATCGAAACGGAAGGGTGTGATGGCGAAGATGACCAGGGCCACAGCCAGCCCCTTAATCAGGCCATGGCTGAAGCCGGAGAGGATCTTGGCCACCACGATTTCCCAGACGCCGATGGGAGTGACCCGGTAGGACTCCACCGTGAACTGCACCCTCCGGTGGAACCAGAGGCTCCAGACGCTTTCGTTGTAAGCGGCGTTGACAGCGGTCATGGTGATGAGCCCCGGCGCTATGAACAGGCTGTAGGGCACCCCCTCCACCAGTCCGATGTACCCCTTCATGCCGATGCCAAAGGCCAGGTACATGGTCAGTGGGTAGGCAACAATCGCCACCAGTTCCGACCAGATACTGCGCCTGAGCACCAGCATGTCCCGCCGCCAGATTGCCAGATATCCCCGCGGCATCAATTGCGCACCCCCGCACCGGTCAGGCTGATGAACACGTCTTCCAGGGTCCGCTCCTTAAGCGAGATGCGCCGCACCGCCGCGCCGCGCAGGGCCGAGACCAGCTCGGAGAGACATTCCCAACTCTCCAGCCGCACATCAACCACCCTTCCCGTCACCACCATCTCCAGCACGCATGCCATGCTTCCCAGGATTTGGGCATGACGTTCCGCCTGCTCCTCGAATTCGATCTCGTAGACCGTGCCGCCGGAGAGACGTTCCTTCAGCTCGCTGGTGGTCCCCTGGGCGATCATCCTGCCGTGGTCCATGATGGCGATGCGGTCGCAGAGGTGCTCGGTCTCCTCCAGGTAGTGGGTGGTGAGGAAGATGGTCATGCTCCCCGCCAGGGAGCGCACATACTCCCACACGGCGCGGCGGGACTGGGGATCCAGGCCGGTGGTCGGTTCGTCCAGGAAGAGCAGGCGGGGCTCGTTCAGCAGTGCCCGTGCCACCACCAGTCTGCGCTGCATCCCGCCGGAAAAGGTGTCGGGAAAGTCCCCCTGCCGCCCGGTCAGCCCCATCAGCTCCAGCAGTTCGTCGATCCGGGGACGGAAACGGCTGGCCGGCATTCCGTGCAGACGGGCATGCAGCTCCAGGTTTTCCCGCGCGGTAAGGTAGCGGTCCAGGCTGTTCTCCTGGGAAACCACGCCGATCAGGGCGCGGATTTCCCGGCCATGGCTGCGGGTATCCATTCCCTGGACAAATGCCTCGCCGCTGCTCTGACCCATGAGGGTGGTCAGGATGCGGATCAGGGTGGTCTTGCCGGCGCCGTTGGGTCCCAGCAAGCCGAAGATGGTTCCCTGTTCCACCTGCAGGTCGAAGCTGTCCAGGGCGGTCAGCCTGCCGTAGCTCTTGGTCAGTCCATGGGTGCGAAGGGCGATGGTCATGGAAAGCCTATAGCACACAACGACGGGAAAAGGCACCCCTTCCCTGCCGCGGCAAAAAATGGTTGACGCCACATTCCTCGGCTGGGTATGCTTTTGCGTCAATCTGCCAGGGAAACGGGACGAAATCATGTCACTCATGGAATGGGACGGCACCTACAGCATCGGCATCAAGGAACTGGACGACCACCATCAGCACCTGTTCATGCTGATCAATCGGGCATTCGACGGCTACAACCGGGGAATGGGCGATGCAGCAGTCAAGAAGCTGCTGGATGAATTGCTGGAGTACGCCACCTACCATTTTTCGGCGGAAGAGATGCGCATGGGTGAGGACGCCTACCCCGGAATAGAGGAGCATTACAGGCAACACAAGCTTTTTGTGAACAAGGTGGCCGAACTGATGGAACTGTACAAGGCGGTGGGAAGCAGCATCCTGACCAGCACTCTCATGTTCATGAACACCTGGCTAACCAGACATATCCTGCAGCACGACAGGGAGTACGCCCGCTACTGCCTGGAACAACCCACAGCACCAAAGAGACCCACGGCAACGGCCTGACACGCCGGATCATCTTGTACCCGCTCCGAGCAACGGATCAGGACGATATATCCCGGTGGAGCCCCCCACCTCCGACATCAGCGGTGTGGGGACCGATGACAGCGTTCTTATCAATGCCGGACTGGCAATGGCCGCAGGTCCCTCAGGCGTGGCACAATCGACCTGGCCGGCAGATTCCTTGACAGATGCCCCGCCTTTTCCTATACCTTGTCTTCATGAAGAAAATCCTGATACTGTTCGCCCATCCACGCTACGAGATCTCAAGAGCCAACCGCGCCCTGCTGGAGCCGCTCCATGACCTGGAGCAGGTCACCATCCACGACCTGTACGAACAGTACCCAAGCTTCAACATCAACAGCGCCCGGGAGCAGCAACTGCTGCTGGCACACCAGATCATCGTCTGGCAGTTTCCCTTCTACATGTACAGCGCACCGTCCATGATCAAGCAGTGGATCGATCTGGTGCTGGAGCACGGCTGGGCCCACGGCGCCGGCACCAGGGCGCTGGAAAACCGAACCATCTTCGCCACCGTCACCACCGGCGGCAGCCGCGAAAGCTACGCCCCCGACGGCTTCAACCGCCATACCATGGGAGAGTTCCTCGTCCCCTTTCAGCAGACGGCCCTTCTCTGCGGCATGCACTACCTGCCCCCCTTTCTGGTGCAGGGAACCTACCGGCTTACCGACCCGCAACTGGCGCGCTTCGTCGACCAGTACCGCGACTTGCTGATCCGCCTCTCCCAGGCACCGCCTACCCCGGGTGAGTTGTCAGGCATGGAGCGGCTCTACGACTTGAGCGCTCCCCTCCCCCCCACGCCCCATGACTGACGGCATTCTGGGACAGGCCATCGTCTACCTGGCCGCCGCTCTTCTCTGCGTGCCCCTGGCGAAACGAATCGGCATGGGCTCGGTGCTCGGCTACCTGCTGGCCGGCGTACTGATCGGCCCCTTCTGCCTCGGCTTCATCGGACATGAGGGTGAAGATATCATGCACTTCGCCGAGTTCGGCGTGGTGATGATGCTCTTCCTGATCGGTTTGGAACTGGAGCCGGCCCATTTCTGGAGAATGCGCGGCACCATCCTGGGGCTGGGAACGCTCCAGATCGTGCTGACCACCCTCGCCATGGCCCTGCCGCTCTCCCTGCTCGGTTTCAGCTGGCAGTCGGCCCTTGCCTCCGGCGTGGCGCTCTCCATGTCATCCACGGCCATCGTACTGCAGACGATGAAGGAAAAGGGGTTGACCCAGACCAGGGCCGGAACCGGAGCGTTCGCCGTGCTCCTCTTCCAGGACATTGCCGTCATCCCGATCCTCGCCCTGCTCCCCTTCCTGGCCATGGGGGGCAGCACTGCCGACGGCATGGAAAGCACGCTCCTCCAGGGACTGCCCGGCTGGATCAGGGCCAGTTCGGTCCTGGTGGCGGTGGTAGGGGTGATCATCCTCGGCCGCTACGTGATCGTCCCCTTTCTGCGCATCATCACCCGCACCAGCGTGCGGGAACTGTGCATCGCCGCGGCACTGCTGATCATCGTCGGCATCGCCTTCCTGATGAAACAGGTGGGGCTGAGCCCGGCCCTGGGCGCCTTTCTGGCCGGGGTGCTCCTGGCCAACAGCGAGTTCCGCCACGAACTGGAAAGCGATATCGAACCGTTCAAGGGGTTGCTCCTGGGGCTGTTCTTCATCGCCGTGGGGGCGTCGATCAACTTCGGGCTATTGCTGGACGACCCGGCCAGGCTGTTCCTGATGGTGCTGGCGGTCTTGCTGATCAAGGCCTGCGTGCTTCTGGCTGCGGGGAAGATCTTCCGTTTCTCCTTTGACCAGAACAGCATCTTCGCCCTGGGGCTCTCCCAGGTGGGCGAATTCGCCTTTGTGCTTTTCAGCTTCATTAACCGCCTGGGGATACTGGACTCCCCCAGGACCGACCTGTTCATGGCCGTCACCGCCATCAGCATGACCCTGACCCCGCTCCTCCTGCTGCTCAACGAGCGCTTGGTGCTCCCCCGTTTCGGGACCCTGGAGCAGGAACGGCGCCAGCCGGACCAGATCGAAAGTGTCCACCAGGTCATCATCGCCGGTTTCAACTCCTTCGGCAGCACCTTGGGGCGTTTCCTGCGGGCCAACGGCGTGGAAGCCACCATCCTGGACAACGACTCCGACCAGGTGGACCTGCTGCGCAGAATGGGTTTCAAGGTCTTCTACGGGGATGTCAGCCGCCTGGACATCCTGCGCTCGGCGGGCGCCGAACAGGCCCGTATTCTGGTTGTAGCCATCGACAACCCCTCCATGACCCTCGATCTGATCGAAAACGTGAAGAAACAGTTCCCCAACCTGACCATCATGGCCCGCGCCGGAAACAATCTGGATGCCCACGAGTTGCTGGACCTGGATGTACGCCACATCTACCGCGACTTCCTCGACACTGCCGTGCGGGCCGGGGTGGATGTGTTGGCCGCCCTGGGGCAGCGGCGCTTCAGCGCCACCCGCTCGGCCCAGGACTTCATCAGGTACGATGAGGATGCAATGGTCAGGCTGGCTCCCCACCGCCATGATCAGTCCTCCTACATCTCCAACACCAGGGAACAGATCCGGCTGCAGGAGCAACTCCTGGCAAACGACCGCGAACGCAACCGCCTGCGGCACGACCATGCCTGGGACAACACCAGCCGCGAAATGCCCGACTGAGTCTCCCCGTCCTCCCGACACCTCGGCCACACACCCCCGTGCCCCCATTGAGAGTCCACACTCCAGGCTGTTACATGAGGCATGTTCGGGACGATTTGTAATGTGGCGGCTCGGTAGTACACTTGTAGCGTTCGTTCTCATGAGACGCCGCCGGAGAGTCACCATGGATACTTGCCACACACTTCACGACATGCGCACGGCGCTGACCGAACTGGAAGAGGCGCTGTCAGGCCTCGACACCCCGGACGTGACCATTCGACAACTGGAAGAGGCGCTGCAACTGATGCGCAGGGCTCGGGCAGAGCTCCAGCCCACAGTAACCTGCACGGAAGCGCCTTTCAGGGCGCCGAAGGATGGCGGTATGGAGCGGTGCTCCACATACGACCGGGAATACCGCACCCTGCTGCCGGATGGCAAGGTGCGTTGGATCAACACCCAGGGTACGACCATCCCCAATCCCCAGGGGCATGGGCAGCCCATGACCGGCATCAGCATCGATGTCTCCGACCGCCAGCGGGCGGATGATTCGCTGCGCCGCAGCGAAGAACGCTACCGTTCCCTGGTGGAGCTTTCCCCCGACGCCGTCTTCATCAACCTCAAAAACCGCATCGTGTTCGTCAACCCGGCGGCGGTGCGCCTCTTCGGCGCCGCATCGGCCCAGCAGCTCCTGGGCAAGAGCCCCTTCGACCTGATGCACCCCGACTGCCACGACGTGATCCGTGCGCGCATTGAACAGCAACGCGCGGGCCAGATCGCACAGCTGATAGAGGAAAAGGTCCTGCGCCTGGACAGCAGCGTTATTGATGTGGAGGTTTCCGCGGCCCCGCTCAACACGGAAGAGGGAACCGCGTTCCAGGTCATCCTGCGCGATATCAGCGACCGCAAAAGAGCTGAGCAGGCCCTGGCTACGGCCAAGGAGCAGGCCGAGGCGGCCAGCCGCGCCAAGAGCGAATTTCTGGCCAACATGAGCCATGAAATCCGCAGTCCCATGAACGGCATCATGGGCATGGCACAGCTCATGGAGTACACCGAACTCACCGACGAGCAGCGGGAATACCTGAATGTGATCAGGTCATCCTCCCATGGCCTGCTCTCCCTGATCAACAACATACTCGATCTCTCCAAGATAGAAGCGGGCAAAATCGAACTAGAACGGAGTGATTTCAGCCTGCGGGCCAGCATCGACGACATCGTCAAAGCCCACCTCTCCCAGATTCACGACAAAGGGCTCACCATACGCACCGACATCCCGGCCGCCGCGCCGGACACCCTGATCGGCGACCAACTGCGCCTGAAACAGATCCTGCTCAACCTTCTGGGCAATGCCATCAAGTTCACCTGCCGGGGAGGCATCGGCATCTCGGTCGCTGTCAGCGAGCGCCGCGACGAAAGAGTCCGGCTGAGAATCGACGTAACGGACACCGGCATCGGCATCCCCACCGATGCCATGGAGAGAATCTTCAAGCCGTTTACCCAGGCCGACTCTTCCACCACGCGGCAGTACGGCGGAACCGGTCTCGGCCTCTCCATCTGCAGCCGCCTGGCGGAGTTGATGGATGGCAAGATCACAGTGGAAAGCAGGGAGGGCAGCGGCAGCACCTTCTCGGTCCATCTCCCCTTCGCGGTCAGTGGAACCGCCATGGAGCGCCGAAGTGGCGGCAGCAGCCAACGGGCGCGCGCCAGCTGGGATGGTCCGGCGTTGCACATACTGCTGGTGGATGATTATGAGATGAATCTGCTGGCTGTCACACGGCTGCTGCAGCGCCACGGTCACACCGTGGTTCCGGCTCGCGATGGCGCGGAGGCCGTGCAAAAATGGGAGCAGGAAGCATTCGACGCGATCCTGATGGATATACAGATGCCGGTCATGGACGGCATGGAGGCTACGCGGACCATCCGGCGCAGGGAAGCGGGGACCGGCAGGCACACGCCGGTTATCGCGCTTACCGGGCGTGCCCTCCAGGAGGAGCAGGACGAGATCATGGGCCAGGGTTTCGACGGTCATATCTCCAAGCCGATCCAGTTGGGCATGCTGTTCCAGGAGCTGCGCAGGTGCCTGCCGCATGCAACCAAGGAGGAGGAAACGATCCTTCCGTCAAAGGAGACTCCCTCGACCGTTGTCGACAGGCAACTACTGGCAAGGCTGCTGGGCAAGATGGAGCTCCTGCTGTCCAGCCACAATCTGGCGACCATCGATTTGCTCTCCGATATTATGAAAACAGCGCCGCCTACCGCTGCGCTGAAGATCTTCCGGGACCATCTCAAACGCTTCAATTTTGACGGGGCATTGGGCTGCCTGGACGAGCTGTACCGCGAGTTCGATATTACACGTGAGACGGGAAACTTCCATGGAGAGACAGAGAATCCTGATCGTCGATGACACCCCGGAGAACCTCCAGTTGCTCTACCGCACTCTCAGGGACGAGTATGACCTCTACGGAGCCACCAATGGCAGGGAAGCGCTCATGATCGCAGCGGCGCAGCAGCCCGACCTGATACTCCTCGATATCATGATGCCAGAGATGGATGGCTATGAAGTCTGCCGCCGACTGAAGAGCAGCGAAGAGCTCAGGGATGTGCCGGTACTGTTCCTGACGGCCCTGTCCGAGGACAGCGATGAACTGCGCGGCCTGGAGATCGGGGCGGTGGATTACATCACCAAACCGTTCAAGACCGCCGTCGTCAAACGGAGAATCGACACCCACCTCGCCCTGAAGCGCAAGACGGACCAGCTGGCCCGGAGCAATGCGGAATTGCGCGAGGCCCTTGAAAACGTAAGGGCACTGTCCGGCCTGCTGCCGATCTGTTCGAGATGCAAGAAAATCCGCGACGACCAGGGGTACTGGAAACATGTGGAAACCTATATCAGCCTGCATTCCGATGTGCTCTTCAGCCACGGCTACTGCCCGGAATGCGCCGAAAAGGCCATGGATGACCTGAAGGTCCAGATGGAGCGCTACCCTCCCCGATCCCCGTCCACGGATGAGACAGACAGGTGGTAACACCCTGTCCGTGTCCCACCCCGCACGTTCGACTGCTGTTCACGGCTAGAGGCCGTTGATACAGACAGTTCCCGTTTTTTTCTCACCGCTGTCCCCGATCTTCTGCTACATTCGCCGGACCCCATTCCCCTGTCTGGCCCTGGGCATATCCACCGCAAGCAGGGGAATACCCAGGAGAGTGACCCCTGTACCGAACGTGGAGGCGACCATGAAGCGCTCCGGATTGACTATCACCTGCATGCTGCTGTTACTGCTGCTCGTTTCGGGCCGGGTGTCGGCCGAGACCCACCAGGAGCTGGTGGAGAACTATATCGACCTGTCCGGCATGGGGGAGATGCTGCGATCGCTCCCCACCGAGATGGACGCCCTTGCCTCCCAGAGGAGCCTGACCTCCCGGCATCCCGATGTCGAGTCACGTGTCTACCGGATGGTCAGGGAGAGCTTCGACGTCCGGAAAGCCAAGCAGAGCCTCTCCGCCTACCTTCTGCACCACACGGACACATCCTATGTCGAGGACATCCTACGCTGGCTGAACACCCCCCTGGCCAGAAAAATAACCCGTGAAGAACTCAGCGCCTCGGCATCGGGGCAACAGGCAAATATGCTGCACTATCTGGCCGACCTGCAAGCAACCCCGCCACCGCAACGGAGAATCGCCCTGGTGCAGGAAGTGGAACGGGTGACGCACCTCTCCGAACTCACCACCCGTATCGTCATGGAGGTCACCAGGGGGATGATGGAGTCGATCAACCTGGCGCTTCCGGAGGGTGACCGCGAACCGCTGGACGACAACCTAGAAGAGATGGAGACCATGGGACCGGTGATCCGGGAGGGGTTCCGCCAGCAGATGATACTGACCTCGTTCTATGCCTACCGGAATATCAGCGACAAGGAGCTGGCCGACTACATCGGCTTCTACGACTCCGACCTGGGCCGCAGGGAAATCAGAATCACCGGGGACGCGCTGGGCCATGTGCTGAGGGAATGGTTCGCAGAGTTCGGCAGGAGGCTCGCCGCTGCCGCGAAAGACGAGTCCGGGAAAACCGGGCAGACACCACAGGATCCCACGCCCAAGGAGAGCACCCCATTTTGAGACTCGTCACCATTTCATGCCTGATCATGGCCAGCATCGCCGCTGGCTGCGCCCTGAAGACGCTACCAGCGGTCACCGTCAAAATACCAACCAGAACGATAGAGTACTCAAGCGAAGTCAAACCGATACTGGACAAGCGCTGCACGGTCTGCCACTCCTGCTACAATTCCCCCTGCCAGCTGAAGCTGGACTCCTTCGAGGGAGCTGACCGGGGCGCCAGCAAGCGGGCCATCTACAACGCCGCGCGCCTCACCACCATGGATCCCACCCGCCTGTTCATCGACGCCCGTACAACCGAGGAGTGGCGCAAAAAACAGTTCTTCAGCATCACCGACAGCAGCGTGGGAAATGGTCTCAATGATTCGATCATGATCCAGCTGCTCTCCCACAAGATGAAGAACCCCGCAAGCAGTGGCGAGTACCATGCCGAGGCCGATGACCTGACCTGCTCGGAAAACCGGAACGAGCTGGCAGGCTATCTGGATAAACACCCCAACAACGGCATGCCCTTCGGCTTTCCCCCCCTGAAACAGGACGAGTTCGACATCATAGCCGGTTGGCTGGTGCAGGGAGCCAGGGGACCCACCCCTGACCAGCAAGCGCAACTGGTCACCCCCAAACCAGAGGATGCCCGGGCCATCCTGCGCTGGGAATCGTTCCTCAACCAGACCGACCCAAAGCACGCCATGACCGCCCGCTACCTGTACGAGCATCTGTTCCTGGCCCACATCAACTTCGCCACCGGCAGCAACGAATTCTTCGAACTGGTCCGCTCCCGAACCGCTCCCGGACAGCCGGTGGAGGTGATACCCACGGTGCGCCCCTATGACGACCCCGGCCCGGAACCTTTCTTTTACCGCTTCCGCAAAATTCACTCCACCATCGTCCACAAGACCCACATGGTCTTCGATCTGGACGATGCCCAGTTTCAGCGGATCAACGAGCTGTTCATCCAGCCAGAGTGGTTGCAGACGCCCCACACCATGGGCTATGAGCCGGTCATGAGCGCCAACCCCTTCACGGCCTTCGAGCAGATTCCCCCCCGATCGCGCTACCAGTTCCTGCTGGACAACGCCCACTACATCATCATGACCTTCATCCACGGCCCGGTCTGCAAGGGTCAGATCGCCCTGAACGTTATCGACGACCACTTCTGGGTCATGTTCATGGACCCGGACCACGACCTGAGTGTCGCCTATCCCGGTTTCCTCAGGCTGCACGCCGGCAAGCTGCGCATGCCGATCGAAAAGGGGAGCAACCAGCACATCTTCTCGGCGCTGACCGACGAGCACCGCAAAGCGGTGATTGAATTCTACCGGGCCAGGCAGGACTACTACGCCGCCCACTACTATGCCGGGTTGGACTACGATTTCATCTGGAAGGGGAATCGGCCTGCCGATGCGCCGCTTCTGACCGTGTACCGGCATTTCAACAGCGCCTCGGTGCACCGGGGCATACTGGGCAGCCTGCCCAAGACCATGTGGGTCATCGATTACCCCCTGCTGGAGCGCATCTACTACGCCCTGGTGGCCGGCTTCGACGTGTACGGCACCGCCGGACATCAGCTTGCCATCCGGCTCTATATGGACGCGCTGCGCGTGGAAGGGGAGAGCAACTTCCTGGATTTCCTGCCCCCCGCCAAGCGCAAGGCGATCATGAAATCCTGGTACAAGGGGGTCGAGCTGAAGAAGGTGAACTACTACCCCTCGCTCCTGCCGGCCGGGATAGTGTTTACCAGCGACGACCCCAAACGGGAGTTCATCGAGCAGCTGGTGAACCGGCACCTGCTCCCCGCCAGCGGGATTGCCTTCGACCCGATCAACTATCTCCCCGCCGGGACAGCCTATCCGCAACTGCCGCACAACTACGAAAAGCGGGAGGACTATTTGCGGGCCTTCACCGCCCTCTCCCGCCCCGGAACCCCCTTCTTCTCCCTGATCAAGGAGACCGACGCCAACCTGGCCTACGTGAGAATACGGCTCAAAAACGGCAGGGATATCGCCGGATCCATCGTCATCAACCGCTGGCACGACAACGTGGCCTTCATGCTGGGGGAAGACGACAGGCTCGATGCGTCAAAGGACAGCGCCGACTTCATACCGGGGCTGATCGGTTCCTATCCCAACTATTTCGTGGATGTGCGCGAGGAGGAGCTGCCCGACTTCTTCGACCTGCTGGCCAATTTCAGCGGAAGCCGACGGGACCTGGAGCGGGTGGCACGCTACGGCGTAAACCGGGCCGACGACCGTCTCTGGGAAGCATACGACTGGTTCCAGATGCGCTTCATGAAGGATGAACCGGTCAAGGGGGGACTGTTCGACCTGAACCGCTACTTCCACCGGGCGCGCTGAACAGCCATAGTAGAGATAATGGGGAGACTTCAGACCCGGATGGAGAAGGCCTGCATCAGGGCCTGCCTCTCCTCCGAGGTTACCGGCTGGGAGAGTGTCCGTGCGTCCTGGGCTCTGTTCTCCCCCGGCTGGACGGACGAGATGGTCACGCTGTCTTCGACTTCCGTCGCGGTCGGTTGAGCCGCCGCCAGTTTCTTGGCGCGTTCGCCATCCCTTGCGGCCCACCGCTTCATCCGCTGGTACTCCGCCGATAGCGGCGAAGAAATGATCTTCAGTTTTGTTGGTGACATGATCTCCCCAAGGCATTGCATGCGTCCCGTTTCGGGCGGCGCAGAGCATGCTCCATGAATATGCAGGCAATGTGGAGATAAAGAGGAAATCGGCGCCCGGTGGCGGAGCAGCCGATACCAGTTGGAATTTCAGGGCGCTTGACACCCCCTCCTGGTTTTACGACTTCCATACCAGTCTGATTGCGGCGGCGCAGAAACAGGCCAGCGACAACCAGCCAGCAACGGGATGGGCCATCCCCCGCAGGTAGAAGGCCAGGGCCACCAGCAGGGCGACCCAGGCCAGCTGTCGCAGCCAGACCTGCACGGGGCGCACCAGGGCGCGGCGGTCCTCGTCGGTCAGGCGTACGATCAATTCACCCTGCTGCAGGGTGTCCACCAGATGACGGGCCCTGACCATGGTCAGCGGCAACTGGGCCAGTTCGTGCACCACCACCCCCCACAGGCTGTCGCGCTCGCCCAGGGCGCGGGTCAGGTTGGCCTTGAGGATAGGCAGTACATCCTTGATGCCATTGAAGTTCTCGATATAACGGGTGCCCAGCCCCTCGATGATAGAGCTTGCCCGCATGACATAGATGATCTCCTGGGGCAGTTTAAAGGGGTACTCTTTCAGGGTTTCCATCACGCCGAAGGCCAGCTCCTGCATGGAGGTGGCCTTCAGGTGCTCGTTGTCGAAGATGCTGAAGAGATCTTCCGTCAATCCGGTCAACTCCTCACGGGGGGCGTTGTCGGTAATGATTCCCAGCTTGCGGGCCGCATGTACCAGCATTTCAAAATCCCGCTCGCCGGCGGCCTTGACCACATTGATCATGGCCAGACGGGTGGCGTTGGAGATCCTGCTGACCATGCCGAAATCAAGCAGCACCAGTTCCCCCCCCGGGGTAACCAGCAGATTGCCCGGATGCGGGTCGGCATGGAAGAGCCCCTTGACCAGCATCTGCTCGGTGTAGAACAGCACCAGCTTTTCCATCAGCCCCTCGAAGGGGATATTCAGGCGGCTCAACCCTTCCCGGTCGTCGAAGCGCACCCCCTCCTCGAAACTCATCACCAACGCATCGCGCGAGCAGTAGTCGGGCCAGGGAACGGGCAGTCGAACAGACGAAGCGGCATAGATCTGACGGAACCGCTCCAGGTTGGAAAGTTCGACCCGCATGTCCACCTCCTGCAGGATGGTACGACGGAACGCCGCCAGCACCGCTTCGATGGAGTTGCGGGTGTATTCAGAAAACAATGGCTGCAGCAGGGCCAGAACCCACCCCAGCAGGCGAATGTCCTCGCGCACCACCAGTTCGATCCGGTTGCGCAACAGCTTGACCGCCACCAGTTCGCCATTGTGCAGTCGGGCGCGGTGAACCTGGCCGATGGAGGCGCATGCCAAGGGTTCCTGGTCGAAGCTGCCGAAACAGTCCCCCTTGCCGAAAGCCCGGCCAAAGACCTCCTGAAAATCCTGGCGCGGCATGGGCGAGAGCTGGTCATGCAGCTGCTGCAGGGCCCGCAGGTAGCTTGCGTCGAAGAAATCCGCCCTGGTGGCCAGCACCTGGGCCAGCTTGATGAAGCTGGCTCCCAGCCCTTCGATGGCCGCCACCAGCACTCCCGGCGC
Protein-coding regions in this window:
- a CDS encoding fatty acid cis/trans isomerase, which gives rise to MRLVTISCLIMASIAAGCALKTLPAVTVKIPTRTIEYSSEVKPILDKRCTVCHSCYNSPCQLKLDSFEGADRGASKRAIYNAARLTTMDPTRLFIDARTTEEWRKKQFFSITDSSVGNGLNDSIMIQLLSHKMKNPASSGEYHAEADDLTCSENRNELAGYLDKHPNNGMPFGFPPLKQDEFDIIAGWLVQGARGPTPDQQAQLVTPKPEDARAILRWESFLNQTDPKHAMTARYLYEHLFLAHINFATGSNEFFELVRSRTAPGQPVEVIPTVRPYDDPGPEPFFYRFRKIHSTIVHKTHMVFDLDDAQFQRINELFIQPEWLQTPHTMGYEPVMSANPFTAFEQIPPRSRYQFLLDNAHYIIMTFIHGPVCKGQIALNVIDDHFWVMFMDPDHDLSVAYPGFLRLHAGKLRMPIEKGSNQHIFSALTDEHRKAVIEFYRARQDYYAAHYYAGLDYDFIWKGNRPADAPLLTVYRHFNSASVHRGILGSLPKTMWVIDYPLLERIYYALVAGFDVYGTAGHQLAIRLYMDALRVEGESNFLDFLPPAKRKAIMKSWYKGVELKKVNYYPSLLPAGIVFTSDDPKREFIEQLVNRHLLPASGIAFDPINYLPAGTAYPQLPHNYEKREDYLRAFTALSRPGTPFFSLIKETDANLAYVRIRLKNGRDIAGSIVINRWHDNVAFMLGEDDRLDASKDSADFIPGLIGSYPNYFVDVREEELPDFFDLLANFSGSRRDLERVARYGVNRADDRLWEAYDWFQMRFMKDEPVKGGLFDLNRYFHRAR
- a CDS encoding hybrid sensor histidine kinase/response regulator, translated to MDTCHTLHDMRTALTELEEALSGLDTPDVTIRQLEEALQLMRRARAELQPTVTCTEAPFRAPKDGGMERCSTYDREYRTLLPDGKVRWINTQGTTIPNPQGHGQPMTGISIDVSDRQRADDSLRRSEERYRSLVELSPDAVFINLKNRIVFVNPAAVRLFGAASAQQLLGKSPFDLMHPDCHDVIRARIEQQRAGQIAQLIEEKVLRLDSSVIDVEVSAAPLNTEEGTAFQVILRDISDRKRAEQALATAKEQAEAASRAKSEFLANMSHEIRSPMNGIMGMAQLMEYTELTDEQREYLNVIRSSSHGLLSLINNILDLSKIEAGKIELERSDFSLRASIDDIVKAHLSQIHDKGLTIRTDIPAAAPDTLIGDQLRLKQILLNLLGNAIKFTCRGGIGISVAVSERRDERVRLRIDVTDTGIGIPTDAMERIFKPFTQADSSTTRQYGGTGLGLSICSRLAELMDGKITVESREGSGSTFSVHLPFAVSGTAMERRSGGSSQRARASWDGPALHILLVDDYEMNLLAVTRLLQRHGHTVVPARDGAEAVQKWEQEAFDAILMDIQMPVMDGMEATRTIRRREAGTGRHTPVIALTGRALQEEQDEIMGQGFDGHISKPIQLGMLFQELRRCLPHATKEEETILPSKETPSTVVDRQLLARLLGKMELLLSSHNLATIDLLSDIMKTAPPTAALKIFRDHLKRFNFDGALGCLDELYREFDITRETGNFHGETENPDRR
- a CDS encoding DUF2059 domain-containing protein — translated: MTPVPNVEATMKRSGLTITCMLLLLLLVSGRVSAETHQELVENYIDLSGMGEMLRSLPTEMDALASQRSLTSRHPDVESRVYRMVRESFDVRKAKQSLSAYLLHHTDTSYVEDILRWLNTPLARKITREELSASASGQQANMLHYLADLQATPPPQRRIALVQEVERVTHLSELTTRIVMEVTRGMMESINLALPEGDREPLDDNLEEMETMGPVIREGFRQQMILTSFYAYRNISDKELADYIGFYDSDLGRREIRITGDALGHVLREWFAEFGRRLAAAAKDESGKTGQTPQDPTPKESTPF
- a CDS encoding response regulator, with the translated sequence MERQRILIVDDTPENLQLLYRTLRDEYDLYGATNGREALMIAAAQQPDLILLDIMMPEMDGYEVCRRLKSSEELRDVPVLFLTALSEDSDELRGLEIGAVDYITKPFKTAVVKRRIDTHLALKRKTDQLARSNAELREALENVRALSGLLPICSRCKKIRDDQGYWKHVETYISLHSDVLFSHGYCPECAEKAMDDLKVQMERYPPRSPSTDETDRW